The following are from one region of the Arachis duranensis cultivar V14167 chromosome 10, aradu.V14167.gnm2.J7QH, whole genome shotgun sequence genome:
- the LOC107470776 gene encoding uncharacterized protein LOC107470776, which translates to MATETKSATVKLKGISQDGPSRPKATDSLALKKKIDGSIRSPPDSKMKSVTTVTKSEVKSKSTPSSSSSKTVTKTKTTTTRVKKVYNLPGQKHDPPEQKEPLRIFYESLSKQIPTSEMAEFWLMEHGLLSPDRAKKAFDKKQRKQKEQRTGTPVKPSKPPSRTETSQKPQQPPSRNGDIKAKKRIIDESDDDDDFVLSHKRRKG; encoded by the exons ATGGCTACAGAGACCAAAAGTGCTACGGTGAAGCTCAAGGGAATTTCACAAGATGGACCTTCCAGGCCAAAGGCTACTGATTCTTTAGCTCTCAAGAAGAAGATCGATGGCTCTATCAGAAGCCCACCTGATTCCAAGATGAAATCTGTAACCACTGTCACAAAATCTGAG gttaaatcaaaatcaacacCATCGTCGTCGTCGTCCAAAACAGTAACGAAAACAAAGACGACAACTACCAGAGTAAAGAAAGTCTATAATCTTCCTGGCCAAAAACACGATCCTCCCGAACAG AAAGAGCCCTTGAGGATTTTCTATGAGTCATTGTCAAAACAGATTCCAACAAGTGAAATGGCAGAATTTTG GTTAATGGAGCATGGGCTGCTATCACCTGACAGAGCTAAGAAAGCGTTTGACAAGAAGCAGAGGAAGCAAAAGGAGCAACGGACAGGAACTCCTGTTAAGCCGTCAAAGCCGCCATCTAGAACCGAAACTTCACAGAAGCCGCAACAGCCACCGTCAAGGAATGGTGACATAAAagccaagaaaagaatcatCGATGAGAGCGACGACGATGATGATTTCGTCTTAAGCCataaaagaagaaaggggtaa